One stretch of Punica granatum isolate Tunisia-2019 chromosome 5, ASM765513v2, whole genome shotgun sequence DNA includes these proteins:
- the LOC116207789 gene encoding pentatricopeptide repeat-containing protein ELI1, chloroplastic has translation MPAATLLVTPPRPATARRRSRAPTSPPLTLQETFSALIDKSQTLSDLLQVHAAVLRRGLRDDRILNFKLQRAYSSLGCLDNSVSIFKSTLEPNVFNWTAIIYSHAQLGLHDRAMAYFIDMLCSGVGPNAFTFSAVLKSSPIRPGKSLHCLAFKLGFGSDMYVETGLVEVYARGGDVPSARRLFDEMPQRSLVSLTSMITCYAKHGEMGKARWLFDEMPERDVVCWNVMIDGYAQNGFPNEALVMFRSMMSDAKLRPNEVTVLAVLSACGQMGALEMGRWLHSFIENSKIRDNLHLETALIDMYSKCGSLEDARLVFEWMNKKDVVAWNSMISGYAMHGFSRDALATFDEMRRLGINPNDVTFIGVLNACGHTGMVREGRMLFNMMKDKYGIEPKVEHYGCLVNLLGRAGHLEEAYDLVKGMRPEPDIVIWSSLLGACRLHDDLALGEEIAELLLEQNPASSGTYALLSNIYANSGNWIEVARIRGMMKSKGVVKEKGCSSIEVDNTVHEFLARDTKHPRCQEIYLMLEEMNGWLKAEGYRAETDKVLHDLGDAEKGRSLEVHSERLAIAFGLISSQPGTTIRIVKNLRVCSDCHAVSKVLSRVTGRKIIMRDRNRFHHFVDGSCSCGDFW, from the coding sequence ATGCCCGCGGCCACTCTTCTCGTCACACCTCCGCGACCCGCCACCGCGAGACGCCGCTCTCGAGCGCCGACCTCTCCTCCCTTGACCCTCCAAGAAACATTCTCGGCCCTGATTGACAAATCCCAGACTCTCAGTGACCTCCTCCAAGTCCACGCCGCCGTCCTCCGCCGCGGCCTCCGCGACGACCGCATCCTCAACTTTAAGCTCCAAAGGGCTTATTCCTCCCTTGGCTGCCTTGATAACTCTGTCTCAATCTTCAAAAGTACTCTGGAGCCGAATGTATTCAACTGGACGGCCATTATTTACAGTCATGCCCAATTGGGCTTACACGACCGAGCTATGGCATACTTCATTGATATGCTGTGCAGTGGAGTCGGACCCAACGCGTTCACGTTCTCGGCCGTGCTGAAATCCTCCCCGATTAGGCCCGGGAAATCGCTCCACTGTCTCGCGTTTAAGCTCGGCTTCGGCTCCGACATGTATGTGGAGACGGGTCTGGTGGAGGTGTATGCCAGGGGTGGCGATGTTCCATCGGCACGTAGATTGTTCGATGAAATGCCCCAAAGAAGTTTGGTTTCTCTGACCTCGATGATCACGTGCTATGCGAAGCACGGGGAGATGGGCAAAGCGAGATGGCTGTTTGATGAAATGCCGGAGAGAGATGTCGTGTGTTGGAACGTGATGATCGATGGGTATGCCCAGAATGGGTTCCCGAACGAGGCCTTAGTGATGTTCAGGAGCATGATGTCTGATGCCAAACTGAGGCCGAATGAGGTGACCGTACTGGCTGTCCTTTCAGCATGTGGGCAGATGGGAGCACTGGAAATGGGACGGTGGCTTCACTCGTTCATCGAGAATAGTAAAATTCGTGACAATCTTCATCTGGAGACTGCCCTGATCGACATGTATAGCAAGTGCGGGAGTTTGGAGGACGCAAGGCTTGTCTTCGAGTGGATGAACAAGAAGGATGTCGTGGCATGGAACTCGATGATCTCAGGGTATGCGATGCATGGGTTCAGCAGGGATGCTCTCGCGACTTTTGATGAGATGCGGAGGCTGGGCATAAACCCTAATGACGTGACATTCATTGGTGTCCTGAATGCCTGTGGCCACACCGGGATGGTCAGGGAGGGTAGGATGCTCTTCAACATGATGAAGGACAAGTACGGGATTGAGCCGAAGGTGGAGCATTATGGGTGCCTGGTCAACCTTTTGGGTCGAGCAGGGCACCTAGAGGAAGCTTATGATCTCGTAAAAGGCATGAGGCCTGAACCCGACATTGTCATCTGGAGCTCCTTGCTCGGCGCATGCAGGCTCCACGATGACTTGGCGCTTGGGGAGGAGATTGCGGAGCTATTGCTCGAGCAGAACCCTGCAAGTTCCGGAACTTATGCCCTCCTGTCCAATATTTACGCGAATTCAGGCAACTGGATCGAGGTAGCAAGGATTAGGGGCATGATGAAATCAAAAGGAGTGGTGAAGGAGAAAGGCTGTAGCTCTATAGAGGTGGACAATACGGTACATGAGTTCCTCGCCCGTGACACCAAGCACCCGAGATGCCAGGAAATCTACTTGATGTTAGAGGAGATGAATGGTTGGCTTAAGGCAGAGGGTTACAGAGCAGAGACTGATAAAGTTCTACATGATCTAGGGGATGCAGAGAAGGGTAGATCCCTAGAGGTTCACAGTGAGAGGTTGGCAATTGCTTTCGGCCTCATAAGCAGTCAACCGGGAACTACAATTCGGATAGTGAAGAACCTCCGTGTTTGCTCGGACTGCCATGCAGTCAGCAAGGTATTATCGAGGGTCACTGGACGGAAGATCATCATGAGGGACCGGAATCGGTTCCACCACTTTGTAGATGGTTCATGTTCATGCGGGGATTTCTGGTGA
- the LOC116207095 gene encoding probable indole-3-acetic acid-amido synthetase GH3.1, giving the protein MGSESTQSPPLGPPACEKDAKALSFIEEMTCNADSVQETVLQEILTRNSDTEYLKRFQLNAATDRETFKAKVPVVTYEDLQPYIQRIANGDKSNIFSSHPISEFLTSSGTSAGERKLMPTIQEEWDRRQKLYSLLMPVMNLYVPDLDKGKGLYFLFVKAEAKTPGGLVARPVLTSYYKSDQFRNRPYDPHNVYTSPDEAILCADSFQSMYTQMLCGLIMRGEVLRMGAVFASGLVRAIRFLQLHWEQLAQDISSGTLNPKITDPSIRECMAKILKADPELAEFIRRECCQENWEGFITRIWPNTKYLDVIVTGAMAQYIPTLDYYSGGLPLTCTMYASSECYFGLNLKPMCKPAEVSYTIMPNMGYFEFMPQDPSARDPSRFLELTEVEVGKEYELVVTTYPGLCRYRVGDILRVTGFYNSAPQFRFIRRKNVLLSIDSDKTDESELQKAIENASKLLSGYGTSVVEYTSFADTKTIPGHYVIYWELLIKDSGNAPPHDVLTQCCLEMEESLNSVYRQGRVADNSIGPLELRVVRSGTFEEVMDYAISRGASINQYKPPRCVNFTPIVELLDSRVVSTHFSPRPPRWSPERRS; this is encoded by the exons ATGGGCAGTGAATCAACGCAATCACCTCCGCTGGGGCCTCCGGCATGCGAGAAGGATGCGAAGGCACTCTCCTTCATAGAGGAGATGACCTGCAATGCCGACTCGGTCCAGGAGACGGTGCTTCAGGAGATACTGACTCGCAACTCAGATACTGAGTACCTCAAACGGTTCCAGCTCAATGCAGCCACTGACCGGGAGACCTTCAAGGCCAAGGTGCCGGTGGTCACGTACGAGGACCTTCAACCGTACATACAGCGGATCGCCAACGGGGACAAATCCAATATCTTCTCTTCTCATCCCATCTCCGAGTTCCTCACGAG TTCGGGAACGTCGGCAGGAGAGAGAAAGCTAATGCCGACGATCCAAGAAGAGTGGGATCGTCGCCAGAAACTGTACAGCCTACTCATGCCCGTTATGAACCT TTATGTGCCGGACTTGGACAAAGGAAAGGGCCTCTACTTCCTATTTGTGAAGGCAGAGGCGAAGACCCCCGGCGGCCTCGTGGCACGTCCTGTGCTGACTAGCTACTACAAGAGCGACCAATTCAGGAACAGGCCATACGACCCTCACAACGTTTACACCAGCCCCGACGAGGCCATCCTGTGTGCTGACTCGTTCCAGAGCATGTACACCCAGATGCTCTGTGGCTTGATCATGCGAGGAGAGGTCCTCCGGATGGGGGCCGTGTTCGCCTCTGGCCTGGTGCGGGCTATTCGTTTCCTCCAGCTGCACTGGGAACAGCTGGCCCAGGACATATCATCGGGGACCCTGAACCCTAAAATCACAGACCCTTCGATCCGCGAATGCATGGCTAAAATCTTAAAAGCCGACCCCGAACTCGCGGAATTCATTAGGAGGGAATGCTGTCAGGAGAATTGGGAGGGATTTATCACAAGAATTTGGCCCAACACGAAGTACTTGGACGTGATAGTCACTGGTGCTATGGCTCAATATATTCCCACTCTCGATTACTACAGCGGTGGGTTGCCACTAACTTGCACGATGTACGCATCTTCCGAGTGCTATTTCGGGCTAAACCTAAAGCCGATGTGTAAGCCAGCGGAAGTTTCCTACACCATCATGCCCAATATGGGCTACTTTGAGTTCATGCCCCAAGACCCGTCAGCCCGCGACCCATCCCGCTTTCTAGAGCTTACCGAAGTGGAGGTCGGAAAGGAATATGAGCTCGTCGTCACAACCTACCCTGGGCTCTGTCGGTACCGAGTAGGGGACATTCTCCGGGTCACTGGGTTCTATAACTCGGCCCCCCAGTTCCGCTTCATAAGGCGAAAGAACGTCCTTTTGAGCATCGACTCGGACAAGACCGATGAATCCGAGCTACAGAAGGCGATTGAGAATGCGTCCAAACTGTTGAGTGGTTACGGCACCAGCGTGGTGGAGTACACTAGCTTTGCCGACACCAAGACGATCCCGGGGCATTACGTCATATACTGGGAACTGCTGATCAAGGACTCCGGGAACGCACCGCCCCATGACGTGCTTACCCAGTGCTGCCTTGAAATGGAAGAGTCGTTGAACTCGGTGTATCGGCAGGGCCGAGTCGCCGACAACTCAATTGGGCCGCTAGAGCTGAGGGTCGTCCGGAGTGGCACATTCGAGGAAGTGATGGACTACGCTATCTCCCGGGGCGCgtcaatcaatcaatacaAGCCGCCGAGGTGCGTGAACTTTACACCGATTGTGGAACTACTGGACTCGAGGGTAGTTTCTACACATTTTAGCCCCAGGCCACCTCGGTGGTCCCCGGAACGGCGCAGTTGA